In the Insulibacter thermoxylanivorax genome, one interval contains:
- a CDS encoding Asp23/Gls24 family envelope stress response protein: MNTIAPDYEKTELGSIQIAPEVIEIIAGLATVEVDGVAGMSGGFAGDIAELLGRKNLGKGVKVEAGQREAAVDVSILIKYGYRIPEVASAIQQNVKHAIQSMTGLDVVEVNVHIHGVHFPAQEKQDEEASIQQRVK; the protein is encoded by the coding sequence GTGAATACAATCGCGCCTGATTACGAGAAGACGGAATTAGGAAGTATACAGATCGCTCCCGAGGTCATCGAGATTATCGCAGGCTTGGCTACGGTTGAAGTGGATGGCGTAGCAGGGATGAGCGGAGGATTCGCCGGGGATATTGCGGAACTGCTCGGCCGCAAGAATCTGGGCAAAGGCGTTAAGGTGGAAGCGGGCCAGCGCGAAGCAGCTGTTGATGTATCGATTCTGATTAAGTACGGATATCGCATCCCTGAGGTGGCTTCAGCCATTCAACAGAATGTCAAACATGCTATTCAGTCTATGACCGGTCTTGATGTCGTGGAAGTAAATGTACATATTCATGGTGTGCATTTCCCAGCGCAGGAGAAACAAGACGAAGAAGCTTCGATCCAGCAGCGCGTCAAATAA
- the amaP gene encoding alkaline shock response membrane anchor protein AmaP yields MVRMFDRLFLFLYSLLIGISLIFLIIVSTGLVEPWVARDVLDLLTERGPVSWTAAIAAILLFAVSVRFFYISIAAGSGKPPSIEQRTDFGDISISLETIENLALRAASRIAGIKDLKARVQVGQAGLIIKLRSVVDGDAAIPVLTEEVQRTVKAHVEEISGVPVMSVNVFIANIVQTQVFKSRVE; encoded by the coding sequence ATGGTAAGAATGTTCGATCGCCTATTTCTATTCTTGTATAGTTTGCTCATCGGGATCAGCTTGATCTTCCTGATCATCGTCAGCACCGGCTTAGTTGAGCCTTGGGTGGCAAGGGATGTCCTTGATCTCCTGACAGAGCGGGGGCCGGTCAGCTGGACGGCGGCTATCGCGGCGATTTTGCTGTTTGCCGTCAGTGTCCGTTTCTTCTATATCAGCATCGCTGCCGGTTCGGGCAAACCGCCTTCCATTGAACAGCGAACGGACTTCGGCGATATCAGCATCTCGTTGGAGACGATCGAGAACTTGGCGCTCAGAGCTGCTTCCCGCATCGCGGGCATCAAGGATCTCAAAGCCAGAGTGCAGGTGGGACAAGCCGGATTGATCATCAAGCTGCGCTCAGTGGTTGATGGTGACGCCGCGATCCCGGTGCTCACGGAGGAAGTGCAGCGCACGGTGAAAGCCCATGTCGAAGAGATCTCCGGGGTGCCGGTGATGAGTGTGAACGTGTTCATCGCCAATATCGTACAGACGCAAGTATTCAAGAGCCGAGTTGAATAG
- a CDS encoding DUF2273 domain-containing protein — MWNELWEKHRATCLGVLCGLFLGVIYLFFGFWDMLVFGFLILVGYYIGRKIDAGEEIVNLEELYKWMTDRWRMFK; from the coding sequence ATGTGGAATGAATTGTGGGAGAAGCACAGAGCGACCTGCTTGGGCGTGCTCTGCGGCCTGTTTCTTGGCGTGATCTACTTGTTCTTCGGATTTTGGGACATGCTGGTATTCGGCTTCTTGATTCTGGTGGGTTATTATATCGGCCGGAAGATCGATGCAGGCGAGGAAATCGTGAACTTGGAAGAGCTATACAAGTGGATGACAGACCGCTGGCGGATGTTCAAATAA
- the nusB gene encoding transcription antitermination factor NusB, producing the protein MKRRLARELAIQSLYHIAMNQVAPAESISMVLEEASTEREQPVPKEELEEITPYLGTLVEGTIGRLDEIDSLLQRYLKGWKMDRLSRVDLQILRLAVYEMIFHGEVPPKVAINEAIELAKWYGTEESGRFVNGVLGKMFNELDEIKAHLHT; encoded by the coding sequence ATGAAGCGAAGGCTGGCCCGAGAATTGGCGATACAGAGTTTGTACCACATAGCGATGAATCAAGTTGCTCCGGCTGAATCCATCAGCATGGTGTTGGAGGAGGCTTCGACAGAGCGTGAGCAGCCTGTTCCCAAGGAAGAGCTGGAAGAGATCACGCCGTATCTAGGCACCCTGGTCGAAGGTACGATCGGCCGGCTGGATGAGATCGATTCGCTCTTGCAGCGCTATCTCAAGGGATGGAAGATGGACCGCCTGTCCAGGGTTGATCTGCAGATCCTGCGGCTAGCTGTCTATGAGATGATCTTCCATGGGGAAGTGCCGCCGAAGGTAGCCATCAATGAAGCGATCGAACTGGCGAAGTGGTACGGGACGGAGGAATCGGGCAGATTCGTGAACGGTGTACTTGGCAAGATGTTTAATGAACTCGATGAGATCAAAGCTCATCTCCATACATAA
- the folD gene encoding bifunctional methylenetetrahydrofolate dehydrogenase/methenyltetrahydrofolate cyclohydrolase FolD — protein MSGRIIDGKHIASIIRESIKQETEKLIEERGIQPGLAVVLVGEDPASQVYVRNKERACQKVGMYSEVHRLPEHTSQSELIQLIERLGRDERIHGILVQLPLPAHIDEKAVIAAIPPAKDVDGFHPVSVGNMVIGDEAFLPCTPAGIIELIKRTGIELAGKHAVVVGRSNIVGKPVSMLLLHEHATVTMCHSRTPDLAAMTRQADVLVVAVGRPEMIKAEHVKPGAVVIDVGVNRLPDGRLVGDVDYDEVAAIAEAITPVPGGVGPMTITMLLKNTLQAALRI, from the coding sequence ATGTCAGGACGTATCATTGATGGGAAACATATCGCATCCATCATCCGTGAATCGATCAAACAGGAAACCGAGAAGCTGATTGAGGAGCGGGGGATTCAGCCGGGCTTGGCCGTCGTGCTGGTCGGCGAGGATCCGGCATCGCAGGTCTATGTTCGCAACAAGGAGAGAGCTTGTCAGAAGGTCGGCATGTATTCGGAAGTTCATCGCTTACCGGAACACACCTCGCAGTCCGAACTCATACAGCTGATCGAGCGTTTGGGCCGGGATGAGCGCATCCACGGTATCCTCGTGCAGCTTCCGCTGCCCGCACATATCGATGAGAAAGCCGTCATCGCAGCGATCCCGCCGGCGAAGGATGTCGACGGCTTCCATCCCGTCAGCGTGGGCAATATGGTCATCGGCGATGAGGCCTTTCTGCCGTGCACTCCGGCAGGCATCATCGAGCTGATTAAGCGCACGGGGATCGAACTGGCCGGCAAACATGCCGTTGTTGTGGGCCGGAGCAATATCGTCGGCAAGCCGGTATCCATGCTGCTCCTGCATGAGCATGCAACGGTAACGATGTGCCATTCGCGTACGCCGGATCTTGCAGCGATGACCCGGCAAGCCGATGTTCTTGTGGTCGCCGTCGGCCGGCCGGAGATGATCAAGGCAGAACATGTGAAACCAGGCGCCGTGGTGATCGATGTCGGCGTGAATCGCCTGCCCGACGGAAGGTTGGTCGGCGATGTGGACTACGATGAGGTAGCAGCGATCGCCGAAGCGATTACGCCGGTGCCCGGCGGCGTCGGTCCGATGACGATCACGATGCTGCTGAAGAACACCCTGCAAGCGGCATTGCGCATCTAG
- the xseA gene encoding exodeoxyribonuclease VII large subunit — MKIFTIKQINRYIKMRMDADDILQNVWIRGEISNFKHHSSGHMYFTLKDEESRLRCVMFASANQRLAFMPREGTRVIARGSITVYERDGAYQYYVAEMQPDGIGNLYLAFEQLKQKLAKEGLFAEERKRPIPRFPRAVGVITSPTGAAVRDILTTLQRRSPATPVIVYPVAVQGVHAVPTIVKAIETMNRLQEVDVLIVGRGGGSLEELWAFNEEPVARAIAASRIPVISAVGHETDFTIADFVSDLRAATPTAAAELSVPHHLELKQQLAYQEQRLYRSLRTLLQSKQETLERLRRSPYFLHPRRYMLESAERLDRLTQQLQYTLTTYTGRIRERRLQLDHRLARHNPLERIGYMRKDLQGIEQQLVRAVQNRSRLSQQRFAALIKQLDALSPLKVMERGYSVVYDEQEQTVLNSITQVQPGDIVKIRMIDGRLDCHVWAMKGEEHE; from the coding sequence ATGAAGATCTTCACGATCAAGCAGATCAACCGCTATATCAAGATGCGGATGGATGCGGACGACATCCTGCAGAATGTCTGGATCCGCGGTGAGATTTCCAACTTCAAACACCATTCCAGCGGCCATATGTACTTTACGCTGAAGGACGAGGAAAGCCGCCTGCGCTGCGTGATGTTCGCCTCGGCGAACCAGCGGCTCGCCTTTATGCCGCGTGAAGGAACGCGGGTGATCGCCCGCGGTTCGATCACTGTCTACGAACGCGACGGCGCTTACCAGTACTATGTGGCGGAGATGCAGCCCGATGGAATCGGCAACCTCTATCTGGCTTTCGAACAGTTGAAGCAGAAGCTTGCCAAGGAGGGGTTGTTCGCCGAGGAGAGGAAGCGGCCGATCCCCAGGTTCCCGCGGGCCGTCGGTGTCATCACATCACCGACGGGAGCTGCTGTGCGCGATATCTTGACCACACTGCAGCGGCGCAGTCCGGCCACGCCGGTGATCGTCTATCCCGTAGCTGTCCAAGGCGTGCATGCAGTGCCGACGATCGTGAAGGCGATCGAGACGATGAACCGGCTGCAAGAGGTCGATGTGCTCATCGTCGGCCGCGGCGGCGGTTCTTTGGAGGAGCTTTGGGCCTTCAACGAAGAGCCGGTGGCGCGGGCGATCGCCGCGTCGCGCATTCCGGTGATCAGCGCCGTAGGTCACGAGACGGACTTTACGATCGCGGATTTCGTCTCCGATCTGCGCGCCGCGACACCGACGGCGGCAGCGGAGCTCAGCGTACCCCATCATCTGGAATTGAAGCAGCAGCTCGCCTATCAGGAACAGCGGCTGTACCGCTCGCTGCGCACGCTGCTCCAAAGCAAGCAGGAGACCTTGGAGCGCCTGCGCAGGTCACCTTACTTCCTGCATCCGCGCCGTTACATGCTCGAATCCGCCGAACGGCTGGACCGCTTAACACAGCAGCTGCAGTATACGCTCACCACGTATACCGGCCGGATTCGCGAGCGCAGATTGCAGCTCGATCACCGGCTTGCGCGGCACAATCCGCTGGAACGAATCGGTTATATGCGCAAGGATCTGCAGGGTATCGAGCAGCAGCTTGTGCGTGCGGTACAGAACCGCAGCCGCTTGTCCCAGCAGCGCTTTGCGGCGTTGATCAAACAGTTGGATGCACTCAGCCCGCTCAAGGTAATGGAACGGGGGTACAGCGTCGTATATGATGAACAGGAGCAAACCGTTTTGAATTCCATCACTCAAGTACAGCCGGGAGATATCGTTAAGATTCGCATGATAGACGGAAGACTGGATTGCCATGTATGGGCGATGAAAGGGGAGGAGCATGAATGA
- the xseB gene encoding exodeoxyribonuclease VII small subunit, which translates to MSDQVQQTEAAPESFEAAIEKLERIVTRLENGDVPLEEAIDLFQEGMRLSKYCSQKLEQVERKIELLMEDEEGISRRPFPPLTDEKGE; encoded by the coding sequence ATGAGCGATCAAGTGCAGCAAACAGAGGCTGCCCCGGAGAGCTTCGAGGCGGCGATTGAGAAACTGGAGAGAATCGTCACGCGGTTGGAAAACGGGGATGTTCCCTTGGAAGAAGCCATCGATCTGTTTCAGGAAGGGATGCGCTTGTCCAAGTACTGCTCACAGAAGCTGGAACAAGTTGAACGGAAGATCGAGTTGTTGATGGAGGATGAGGAAGGCATCTCACGCCGGCCCTTTCCTCCGCTGACGGATGAGAAGGGAGAATAA
- a CDS encoding polyprenyl synthetase family protein has product MTRLQDFMKTYTPLIELELSRVFPEHWHVPDKLMESMRYSLLSGGKRLRPLMVLAAAQAVGGDPQRVLPIACAVELVHTYSLIHDDLPAMDNDDYRRGKLTNHKVFGEDIAILAGDGLLTHAFYTLVQAARQHGLPAEIALDIIEDLSSYAGAAGMVGGQAADMMAEQGATNLEELTYIHLHKTSDLLVFSLKAGARAAGAGKQQLEALERYGRSIGLAFQIQDDILDVIGDEAKLGKRPNSDHAQAKVTYPFYIGLEASREKVKELTEEGKKALEEGGLLDPSTLLELADYLLDREH; this is encoded by the coding sequence ATGACGCGCTTGCAAGATTTCATGAAAACCTATACACCGCTGATTGAGCTGGAACTGTCCCGGGTTTTCCCGGAGCATTGGCACGTGCCGGACAAGCTGATGGAGTCAATGCGCTACTCCCTGCTTTCAGGCGGCAAGCGGCTCCGTCCGCTCATGGTGCTGGCAGCGGCGCAGGCGGTGGGCGGCGACCCCCAGCGGGTACTGCCCATCGCCTGCGCCGTGGAGCTGGTGCATACGTACTCCCTCATCCATGATGATCTTCCCGCCATGGACAATGATGATTACCGGCGCGGCAAATTGACGAATCACAAGGTGTTCGGGGAAGACATCGCCATCCTGGCCGGCGACGGGTTGTTAACCCACGCCTTCTATACCCTTGTACAAGCGGCAAGGCAGCATGGACTGCCGGCTGAGATCGCCCTTGACATCATCGAGGACCTCAGCTCCTATGCCGGCGCAGCGGGCATGGTCGGCGGACAAGCTGCCGACATGATGGCGGAACAAGGGGCTACTAACCTCGAAGAACTGACTTATATCCACCTTCACAAGACCAGTGATCTGCTTGTCTTCTCCCTGAAGGCCGGAGCGCGGGCTGCTGGTGCCGGCAAGCAGCAGCTCGAAGCGTTGGAACGCTATGGTCGTTCGATCGGACTGGCCTTTCAGATCCAAGATGATATCCTCGATGTGATCGGCGACGAAGCGAAGCTCGGCAAGCGTCCGAACAGCGATCATGCGCAGGCCAAGGTAACCTATCCGTTCTATATCGGCCTTGAGGCTTCGCGGGAGAAGGTGAAGGAGCTGACGGAAGAGGGCAAGAAAGCGCTCGAAGAAGGCGGTCTCCTTGATCCGTCCACCCTGCTCGAGCTGGCGGATTATCTATTGGATCGCGAGCATTAG
- the dxs gene encoding 1-deoxy-D-xylulose-5-phosphate synthase, whose protein sequence is MLLERINQPEDLKALAVEQLDELAAEIRTFLIEKLSVTGGHLAPNLGVVELTIALHYYLNSPRDKIIFDVGHQSYVHKILTGRKDRFDTLKKYKGLCGYIKRSESEHDVWEAGHSSTSLSAAMGMALARDYLGQDHRIAAVIGDGALTGGMALEALNHIGHEQKKLMVILNDNEMSISENVGALHNYLAKIRSGKHYRKAKEEVEQLLKKIPAIGGTLAKTLEKLKDSIKYLLVSGVLFEELGYTYFGPIDGHNIPLLLETLQQADHVDGPALIHVITIKGKGYKPAEADAMTWHGITPYKIESGERLPGSDKPSYSEIFAETLTQLAEKDPRIVAVTAAMAPGTALDKFGKRFPDRLIDVGIAEQHATTMCGALADGGMKPVFGVYSTFLQRGYDQLLHDIARQNLNVIFAIDRAGFVGADGETHQGVYDIAYIRHIPNMVLMMPKDENELRHMVKTAVEYEDGPIAFRYPRMSAMGVKLDAELVPIPIGTWEEVRPGKDAAILAIGPMVSLAEEAASRLQAERVDVRVINARFIKPLDAKMLDELAAEGLPLVVIEEGAVMGGLGSAVLEHYALAGADMPMVRLMGVPDVFVEHGSIGEQRQEVGLTVERLIDEVRSLMKPRKLKDVSIRAAAD, encoded by the coding sequence ATGCTGCTCGAACGAATCAACCAACCTGAGGATCTGAAGGCCTTGGCGGTCGAACAGCTGGATGAGCTGGCTGCAGAGATCCGCACCTTTCTGATCGAGAAACTTTCCGTCACGGGCGGTCACCTCGCCCCCAACCTGGGAGTGGTTGAGCTGACGATTGCCCTGCATTATTATCTGAACAGCCCCCGCGACAAGATCATCTTCGATGTCGGTCACCAATCTTATGTACATAAGATCTTAACCGGGAGGAAGGATCGCTTCGATACGCTGAAGAAGTACAAAGGGCTGTGCGGATATATCAAGCGTTCGGAGAGCGAACACGATGTTTGGGAAGCGGGGCACAGCAGCACTTCCTTATCCGCCGCCATGGGCATGGCGCTGGCCCGCGATTATCTGGGGCAGGACCACCGCATCGCAGCCGTCATCGGCGACGGAGCGTTGACCGGCGGGATGGCCTTAGAAGCGCTCAATCATATCGGTCATGAGCAGAAGAAGCTGATGGTCATCTTAAACGACAACGAGATGTCGATCTCGGAGAACGTCGGAGCGCTGCACAATTATCTGGCGAAGATCCGCTCGGGCAAGCACTACCGCAAGGCGAAGGAAGAGGTCGAGCAGCTGCTGAAGAAAATCCCGGCCATCGGCGGGACCCTTGCCAAGACGCTGGAGAAGTTAAAGGACAGCATCAAATATCTGCTCGTATCGGGCGTGCTTTTTGAAGAGCTGGGATATACGTATTTTGGCCCGATCGACGGGCATAACATCCCCTTGCTTCTGGAAACGCTGCAGCAAGCCGATCACGTGGATGGGCCGGCCCTCATCCACGTGATCACGATTAAGGGGAAAGGCTATAAGCCGGCAGAAGCCGATGCGATGACATGGCATGGGATCACCCCTTATAAGATTGAATCGGGAGAGCGCCTCCCGGGCTCGGACAAACCTTCTTACTCTGAGATCTTCGCAGAGACCTTGACACAGCTGGCAGAGAAGGATCCGCGGATCGTGGCAGTGACAGCAGCGATGGCACCGGGCACCGCTCTTGATAAGTTCGGCAAACGATTCCCGGACCGCCTGATCGATGTCGGCATCGCAGAACAGCATGCGACGACGATGTGCGGCGCGCTGGCTGACGGCGGCATGAAACCGGTGTTCGGAGTGTATTCGACCTTCCTGCAGCGCGGATATGATCAACTGCTGCATGATATCGCCCGGCAGAATCTCAACGTTATCTTCGCCATCGATCGCGCGGGATTCGTCGGTGCCGATGGAGAGACGCACCAGGGGGTATACGATATCGCTTATATCCGGCATATCCCGAACATGGTCTTGATGATGCCGAAGGATGAGAATGAACTCCGTCATATGGTGAAGACTGCGGTTGAATATGAGGACGGACCGATCGCCTTCCGCTATCCGCGGATGAGTGCCATGGGCGTTAAACTGGATGCAGAGCTCGTGCCGATCCCGATCGGTACATGGGAAGAGGTTCGTCCGGGCAAGGATGCGGCGATCCTGGCGATCGGCCCGATGGTGAGCCTCGCAGAAGAGGCAGCAAGCAGGCTGCAAGCGGAACGTGTGGATGTACGGGTGATCAATGCGCGGTTCATTAAACCCCTCGATGCGAAGATGCTGGATGAACTGGCGGCAGAGGGGCTGCCGCTGGTCGTGATTGAAGAGGGCGCCGTCATGGGCGGACTGGGCAGTGCCGTCTTGGAACACTACGCGCTGGCCGGCGCCGACATGCCGATGGTTCGTCTTATGGGCGTGCCGGATGTGTTCGTGGAACACGGAAGCATCGGCGAGCAGCGGCAAGAGGTCGGACTGACCGTAGAGCGCTTGATCGATGAGGTGCGCTCGCTTATGAAGCCGCGCAAGCTCAAGGATGTTTCGATCCGTGCTGCCGCGGATTAA
- a CDS encoding TlyA family RNA methyltransferase, whose amino-acid sequence MTTAKERADVLLVEQGYFPSREKAKAAIMAGLVLADDQPVDKPGMKIKRDAKITVKGEVHPYVSRGGLKLEKALRTFNIDVTGAVMLDIGASTGGFTDCALQHGASHVYAIDVGYNQLDWSLRRDQRVTVMERTNFRYIKPEDLTGPKPNLASIDVSFISLRLILPPLIPLLTQPAQIVALIKPQFEAGREKVGKNGIVRDPAVHREVLETVLAAADELGLQLSGLSFSPITGGEGNIEFLAYWRLAQEPVPDRILDRLAVIEQVVEEAAYTFT is encoded by the coding sequence ATGACAACAGCTAAGGAACGAGCCGATGTACTACTGGTAGAACAGGGCTATTTCCCCTCGCGTGAGAAGGCGAAGGCGGCGATCATGGCCGGATTGGTGCTGGCCGATGATCAGCCCGTTGATAAACCTGGGATGAAGATCAAGCGCGATGCCAAGATCACGGTCAAAGGGGAGGTTCACCCCTATGTATCAAGGGGCGGCCTGAAACTCGAGAAAGCCCTGCGGACCTTCAACATCGATGTCACAGGAGCCGTGATGCTGGATATCGGTGCATCCACGGGCGGTTTTACCGATTGCGCTCTGCAACACGGCGCAAGTCATGTCTATGCGATCGATGTCGGATATAACCAGCTCGATTGGTCCCTGCGCCGGGATCAGCGGGTAACCGTCATGGAGCGAACGAACTTCCGTTATATCAAGCCGGAGGATCTGACGGGGCCGAAGCCGAATCTGGCCTCGATCGATGTATCTTTCATCTCGTTAAGATTAATCCTTCCTCCACTCATCCCGCTGCTCACGCAGCCCGCACAGATCGTGGCGCTGATCAAACCGCAATTTGAAGCGGGCCGTGAGAAAGTCGGCAAGAACGGCATCGTTCGGGATCCTGCCGTACATCGTGAAGTGCTGGAGACGGTGCTGGCAGCTGCCGATGAGCTTGGTCTGCAGCTCAGCGGACTGTCCTTCTCTCCCATTACGGGGGGAGAGGGGAATATCGAATTTCTCGCCTATTGGCGGTTAGCGCAAGAGCCGGTGCCGGATCGCATCTTGGATCGGCTTGCCGTCATCGAACAAGTTGTAGAAGAAGCCGCATATACATTCACATAA
- the ahrC gene encoding transcriptional regulator AhrC/ArgR, which translates to MKLQRHFKIKEMIAEHNIQTQEELVERLREAGFQVTQATVSRDIKELQLIKVPDENGEYRYALPPEQKFSASQRLRRALMDHYVHIERANNLVVMKCLPGTANAVGVLLDQMDWPELIGTICGDDTILMICRSDELGEQVVQRITNMIA; encoded by the coding sequence ATGAAACTACAGAGGCATTTTAAGATCAAAGAGATGATCGCGGAGCATAATATTCAGACTCAGGAAGAGCTGGTGGAACGGCTGCGTGAAGCCGGTTTTCAAGTAACCCAGGCGACGGTATCCCGCGATATCAAAGAATTGCAGCTCATCAAAGTACCGGATGAGAACGGAGAGTACCGGTACGCGCTGCCTCCGGAGCAGAAATTCTCGGCTTCGCAGCGACTGCGTCGGGCCCTGATGGATCATTACGTCCATATTGAGCGGGCAAACAATCTCGTGGTGATGAAATGCCTGCCCGGCACGGCCAACGCCGTAGGCGTGCTGCTCGATCAGATGGATTGGCCGGAGCTCATCGGTACGATCTGCGGAGACGATACGATCTTGATGATCTGCCGCTCGGATGAACTAGGAGAACAGGTTGTGCAGCGAATCACGAACATGATCGCATAA
- the recN gene encoding DNA repair protein RecN: MITELSIRNLAVIEEVRVSFERGFHVLTGETGAGKSMIIDALTLLVGGRGSADWIRHGAAKAEIEGMFELDEAHPVWETLERLGIEAERHEPLIIRREITAQGKSSSRINGQMVNLSMLREVGEWLVNIHGQHEHQSLLKTERHLEWLDMYDEAAIAPLRSAYVQLYETYQAAVKELKELEQTNRQSLQMLDLYRFQLEEIEAANLKAGEDESLESERRKLANAEKFMQSAADAYEALYGSGKALDSLSAAMSKLEEIAKLDPEKLGPLLEQIQNAYYQLEDAAYQTRNYRDAIEFNPARLDEIEARLDLIHQLKRKYGSAIEEILDYAASIRVQIEQMENKDERIEELRQTIERVRPQLMEAAQRLSEARRAAGDRLAAEIEGQLKDLHMAHTRFHVALRRAERGKDGEDLGFTRQGWDTAEFLISPNPGEPLRSLAKIASGGELSRIMLALKTIFARIDQVPVLVFDEVDTGVSGRAAQAIAEKLAELARSCQVFAVTHLPQVASMADVHYAISKEMQDGRTYTLVERLAKEGRILETARLMGGVEITEATKQHAGEMLALAEQKRRERG; encoded by the coding sequence ATGATCACGGAGCTTTCGATACGCAATCTGGCGGTGATCGAAGAGGTGCGGGTGAGTTTCGAACGCGGCTTCCATGTGCTGACTGGAGAGACCGGTGCCGGCAAATCGATGATCATCGATGCCTTAACCCTGCTGGTCGGCGGACGTGGTTCGGCGGATTGGATCCGCCATGGGGCAGCGAAGGCAGAGATCGAGGGTATGTTCGAACTGGATGAAGCGCATCCCGTGTGGGAAACCTTAGAACGCCTAGGGATCGAAGCTGAGCGGCATGAACCGCTGATCATCCGCAGGGAGATCACTGCCCAGGGGAAGAGCAGCAGCCGCATCAACGGACAGATGGTGAATCTTTCGATGCTGAGGGAAGTCGGCGAATGGCTGGTGAATATCCACGGGCAGCATGAGCACCAGTCCTTGCTGAAGACCGAGCGCCATCTGGAATGGCTGGACATGTATGATGAAGCGGCGATCGCCCCTCTCCGCAGCGCCTACGTTCAGCTGTATGAGACGTACCAAGCGGCGGTGAAGGAACTGAAGGAGCTCGAGCAGACGAATCGTCAATCCCTGCAGATGCTGGATCTGTACCGCTTCCAGCTGGAGGAGATCGAGGCAGCCAATCTTAAAGCCGGTGAAGACGAATCATTGGAGAGCGAAAGGCGAAAACTAGCCAATGCCGAGAAGTTCATGCAATCCGCAGCGGATGCCTATGAAGCTCTGTACGGCAGCGGCAAGGCCCTGGACAGCTTATCCGCAGCGATGAGCAAACTGGAGGAGATCGCCAAGCTGGATCCGGAGAAGCTGGGCCCACTGCTGGAGCAGATCCAAAATGCGTATTATCAATTGGAAGATGCGGCGTATCAGACGAGGAATTACCGCGATGCCATCGAGTTCAACCCCGCGCGGCTCGATGAGATCGAAGCCAGGCTGGATCTTATACATCAACTGAAGCGCAAGTACGGCTCTGCGATCGAGGAGATTTTGGATTATGCGGCATCGATCCGGGTGCAGATCGAACAGATGGAGAACAAGGATGAACGGATCGAGGAGCTGCGGCAGACGATCGAGAGGGTGCGTCCGCAATTGATGGAAGCGGCGCAGCGCTTGAGCGAAGCGAGAAGAGCGGCAGGGGACCGTCTGGCAGCCGAGATCGAAGGGCAGCTGAAGGACCTCCACATGGCCCATACGCGGTTCCATGTTGCACTTCGCCGCGCGGAGCGGGGGAAGGACGGGGAGGATCTCGGATTTACGCGCCAAGGCTGGGATACGGCGGAGTTTCTCATCTCGCCCAATCCCGGTGAACCGCTGAGATCCCTTGCCAAGATCGCTTCAGGGGGAGAACTGTCGCGCATCATGCTCGCCTTGAAGACGATCTTCGCGCGTATCGACCAGGTTCCCGTTCTCGTCTTTGACGAAGTTGACACGGGCGTCAGCGGACGGGCGGCGCAAGCCATTGCGGAGAAGCTGGCGGAGCTTGCCCGTTCCTGTCAAGTCTTCGCCGTTACCCACCTGCCGCAGGTGGCCAGCATGGCGGATGTGCACTATGCGATCTCGAAGGAGATGCAGGACGGCCGCACCTATACGCTGGTCGAGCGGCTGGCCAAGGAAGGGCGGATCCTTGAAACCGCCCGGCTGATGGGAGGCGTGGAGATCACCGAGGCGACGAAACAGCACGCAGGTGAGATGCTGGCCTTAGCCGAACAAAAACGCCGCGAACGCGGCTAA